The genome window GAACATCTTTTTGCAAGTAACGAGCTCCGGAGTTCTCTTAGTCTTGATGAAGATTTTACTGACGTTGCCAGCGACAACCATCAGACGTCATCACTAATAGGAGGATCAGATAACGTTTCCAAGAGTTCCTGTCATGGAAACAAGGAAACAATGGAGATATCTTTCACGGATGACCAGACTGAAGTGAAGGACAACGATGAGGAAATATTTTTGCATTTAGTCTCTGGAACAGCATCTAAATTATTTGCTGAAGACGACTGCTTGGCTGAAAAGACGGAAGAATATGAAGATTCCGAGTGTATTTGGGAGGAAGGTGTAATTGAAGGAGAAACAATTCCTATGAAAGTTGATGAGAAGGATCATAAGTCATCTCTGCCAGAGAATTGCAGCGATGATGAGGTGGAATGGGAGGAAGGAGATTGCTTTATACCTGGAGTTCCTTCCAGTAGTGAACATAATCCATGTAATGTACCGAAAGGGGATCTGGAAGAAGAAGCGCTTGTACAGGAAGCAATAAAGAGGAGTTTAGAGGATTTCGAGAAGCAGGCTTCTGAAAATGTGAGCACCGAAGATTTGCAAGCATCTGTTGAGGATAGATCTTTGCAATCCGCTGATGATGTTCCTAAAACACCTGAAGCTGCTGGCAAAACTGATTCACATACCGAATCAACTCTCGTGAAAGAGACAAACGAAGAAACAAGAACAGAAATTAATTCTGATGAGAATGATGTGATGCATGGTACTGGACTGCTTGGAGCTGATAGACAAGAAATTGAAAACCGAGCTCAACTGGTGAATAATGATGGGCACATGCACAGAGCTCATTCGTTGGAGTCCCTTCTTCTATGTTCTATATCCACTAGTAATCTGGCTGAAAAACCATCTGACAGCTCAAAAGCTAACGGTAGCAATGTGATGGTATTTACATCCACAATTCCTGAAATGCCTTTAGGTGATGGTGATAACAACAAAAAGCAAAACAGTATGAAGTCTGATAAATCAAAATGCAGCAAAGATGTTGCTTATATTGGAGAAACCTCGAAGTCACCCCAAAAGGATCTTTTGATTGATGAACCAACTGGCACTGCTGTACGGAAAGAAAATGCTACCCAGGGAGATATGAAATTTTCCACTTCTGAGATAAATTATGCACAAGTTGGTGACTATGATGACAACCATAGCATATCAGCAACTTATCTTGATGAGGAATTATCTGTTCTCAGACAAGAACAGATAAATCTTGGAAATGAAAGGCGAAAGCTTGAAAGTCATGCAGAGTCTGTAAGCAGTGAGATGTTTGCTGAATGCCAGGTTTGATACAATCCTTATTTTCCACTGAACAACTTAAGATTCTTGATGCAAAGTTTATATCTGAATTCAGGTCCATTGGAAGTAGAGATAGAAGTAAATAATGGTTTAGTAGCGAAAGAAAATACTAGCCCTGTTTTTCTTTTGAGGACAAAGTAGCACTCTGATATAGTTGCATGATGCAGGAGTTGCTCCAAATGTTTGGCTTGCCATATATAATTGCACCGATGGAAGCTGAAGCTCAATGTGCATACATGGAAATGACTAACCTCGTTGATGGAGTCGTTACTGATGATTCAGATGTCTTTCTGTTTGGAGCAAGGAATGTTTACAAGAACATATTTGATGATAGGAAGTATGTGgaaacatattttatgaagGTCTATGCTCTTTCTGCATCTTGGTTCAGTTATATATTCATTATCTGTTCAGCACTTCAGCCAAAGCAATAACGGAAGTATGCACCTTCGAGCTGTATCTTTTTTCAATcaatattgtaatttttttcaggACATTGAGTCTGAGCTTGGGCTAACAAGACAACAATTAATTCGTATGGCTCTGCTTCTTGGGAGTGACTACACTGAAGGAGTTAGGTAATAGCAAAACACTATTAGGAATTTCTTCTACATATTCTTGTTACCTCTTGAAACAATTCTGCAAATGTACAGTGTTTATTAGTTGTAATGGTGCAATGTCCTGCCAGCTAACTATCTGATTTAACTACTTTATGAAAGTAACATCAAAGTATCATTTTTTAGTTGGGTTGTTACATTTTCTTTTGTAAGAAGTGCATCTCGAATTTCTGCTCCAGGATTTGAATGCGATTTTGGTTTTCTAGGAAAggtttttacatttttttccgTTCCGTTAGTAACTGGATCTTGAATGCATTTCAGATGGAAATAATTCAGTTTAGTAATACTATAACTATGCCATTTTAGTTTTGagtttcatcatttgcaaatcAAGCTTATTCAGCTCAAGTTGAATTAAGAAGTTCCTTAGAAATAGAACTTCACTGAATTGTATTTTCATTTTATTGATACTTGATGTATCATAATTAAGCCAACTGTGAATGTGATGCAACATTTCATTTTgtccatttatttttgttggttcTGCACTTCTGTTTATTATTTAATATACTGGTGTGCAGTGGTATTGGCATTGTGAATGCTATTGAGGTTGCACATGCATTTCCTGAGGAAGATGGACTTCAGAAGTTTAAAGAATGGATTGAATCACCGGATCCATCAATATTGGGAAAACTGCATATGGAAAGTGGTAGTAGATCGAAGAAAAGGAAACCTGGTGGAAATGATTCAGATGGAAAGGGAAAATGCCTGGAACCTGAATTCCTCCAAGGTTCTGATGATAAACAATCTTCTAACGAAACTGAACACATCAAGGAAATATTTATGAGTAAGCATGTAAGTATACAGGATACAACTTGTAAATTGCTGTCGTTGCTTGATTGTTATAGATACATATTCTGGTCATGTTTTTTCTCTTATTATTTCTTCATTTATCAGAGGAACGTGAGCAAGAACTGGCATATTCCTTCAGCTTTTCCTAGTGAGTCAGTCATAAGCGCATACATTTCTCCTCAAGTTGACAATTCGACAGAACCTTTTTCATGGGGAAGGCCAGATTTAGGCCTACTGCGCAAGTAAGTtgagaattattttcataagCGATTAACGTATCTTTCTCTGCAAGACATTTATTCCCTTGCACATTTAGGCATATCTTTTCAAGGGGAGCAGGGTTTTTCTTGCTGGTGCTAGTCTTAGATTGTTGATAATTGGCATACTGGCATTAGCACCTGGTAAACCTAACTATGCCCATATGCCAACTAGTATGCTGGTAATGCTCACAGGCTGGTAGGGCGAAACCTGAGTAAATTTATACTTGCAAGCAGTGCATGTCCTATTCATCAGGGCTATGCTTTGTTTAGATCTCTGTGAACATatcaatttattttttatgatatggaatgcccttttctttcctttttgaggatgagtttttttttttgttgctatcATTTCTTTTGATTTAATATTGCATGTGTGGTCCATCATTATCCATTTACCAGTTTGGACTATACTGGCTAGTGTAGATTGCATATGTAAGAAAGTAGTATTGGCGTGCGCACAAATGAGGTTGTCTGCCTGCTCAATTGACTGAAGTGCTTATATCAACATAAGTATAATGATGTTAATGTGATCATGTGCACTTACTGTACTAGTATATAATTATAGTTTTATCACTTATGTGCCATCATCTTCTGAGGTTCGAACATGCTGTTTTATTGAAGATATCTTTGCGATAAGAGATTTGATCTAATCAAATTGCTAGGAATTGATTCAAACCGCAAATAATTTGAAAGGTTATATTATCTCTAGAGCATCATATGCATGCTTTGTGTAAGTAAACTAAAGTTATGtattactaaaaaaaattaaaaaaaaacttcactAGAGAGCAGTAAGGAATCGAGGTTGATCTGTAAAGTGTTGTTTTCTCGTATTCCTGTATATAATAATGGTTCGTGATTATCTTCTTCCACAAGAGAACCTGTATGGTTTCTTTcttaagaaaaagaaatatcatATTGAAAAAACACAGGTCTGTTATGAAAGCGTTTTTCCTATTTCTTCTGCATCTTTGGTGCTACAACAGAACTAAATATTAAGTTCCTTCAGGCTATGTTGGGAAAGGTTTGGGTGGGGCAAGGAGAAAGCTGATGAACTGTTTCTTCCTGTTTTGAGAGAGTATAATAAGCACGAGGTTAGTCTGGCAAGTTTTCAATAGTATCTACTGCATTCtaggctagtttttttttatggaatGCTATGCATAATGTTGATTTTGTTTACCTACTTCTGTAGTTTGATTCTGTTTTATCTTTTTCAGAAAGATGGCACCGAtgttttaaatgaaaaaaaaaactatacaaaCATGTCAGCATTCCACCCAACCTTGTGTATATTTTGGATCTTCTGCCGGTGGTTCAGACCATATTTTGTAGCCTTGCCATTTTAGCATATGTCAATTTAAAAGCCAAATGTTTGTCAATTCATTGCCAATTTTGTCTTGTCTTATAGCTATGTCAATTTGAAAATGATTCTCCACCTTTTTCTAAGTATCACTGTTACAATCCTCTGTTTGGGTTTCATTTAGCTAGGAATCGGGTGATTTAAATGGGAACGAGGTGATACAATCAAAATGTTTAGTATCTAAAGTTCTTGTGTTTTAATGTAAATTGCTTTAATTATATGCAGACTCAGTTGCGCATGGAGGCATTTTATTCATTCAACGAGAGATTTGCAAAAATTCGTAGCCAAAGGATTAAAAAAGCTATCAAGGGTATTACAGGGAAAAGCTTTCCTGACACAGATGAACCTGAGCAGGATAATCCCAGTACTAGCAAGACCACCAAGAAGAAAGCGGGAAGCTCCTCTTGCCGTGGTAGAGGTAGAGGAAAAGGGAACAACAATGCTGGATTCATGAATATGGAAAGTCAAGAAAATAACGAAATTGGCGATCCTAATAGATTTGCAGATACAGTTGAGCTTACTAAAGAAAATATCAATATcagtaagagaaaaaaaaggagccCCTCTGGTCGGTCCAAAGGAAGAGGACACAGCAGGACGAATGCTGGACATGAGACAGCAGGAAGTCAGGAGGATTCCGACATGAAATGTTCTACTTCAGCTTCAGATGAAGATTCACATGAAAGGCATACCAACAATTATAAATCAGAAGGAATGGCACTACGAAGGGTAAGCTCCTCTTATTGTGTTGTGCGTTTGTTTTTATACTGTGCTTATCTCATGTTTCTAAGTGAAGTTTTTCAACACTTCTGCACTATGTACCAGAAAACTAATATGATTTGAACTGATATTCATGCTGAATTGCTGATGGTTCATGTGTTTCATACTAAGGTTATAAATCAGTGTTGCCAATTCTTTGGTGGCAAATTATTGCCAGATTTGGATGATTCATGttaaatttatttgattttcatGCTGAATTGCTGATGGCCTGCGTAAACCTTTGTAAAATCTAGTCTGACCTAGAAATGGCCAGTTAATGTATGGTCATTAGTGAACGTGTTTACCCCTGCTTGAAATCGCACTCTTTTGTTCTCCATATTAGGAACAGTAATATTTACATTCCGATGCCTTTCTGCAGTCAAGTAGGAAGCGGAAACAGGTAACATACGTGGAAGATGGTCATGTAGCAGATGACAATGATGTTCCCGTTCTGATGAACGATGAAAATGACCCAAGCCAAGCTGCTGCAGACACGGACATGGCTGGACAAGACACACAATCTAATCTGGTACATCAGGACACGAGTCAAATAAACAGCAATCAGACGCATACGGATCCAGGCACTGCCGAATATATCAATGAAGATTCCCAGGGTTTTGAATTACGTGAGGACAATCAGACGGATTCTGCACCGGAAGACTACCTCTTCAGTGGAGGTGGTTTCTGTATGGAGGACGGTGACGAACAAGAACCAGCAGGTGATCCATCTGGTACAGAAATGGGGCATGGAACAAGTGATGCCTGTGAGGATACCGATGGAGTTTCAGACAGCGGTAGAAGCACGAACTTGTCGACGGCTGGAGAGTGTACAGAGAACGCAAGTATGGAGACCCGAGGCGCATCTTCATCTCAGCAGAGACGTGAAGCCAGCCGTGGTTTAAGTGCCATGCCTACGCTTACGAAGCGCAGGAGAAAATCATGACATGTTCTCAATGTGTGTGTGACGCCTTGCGCGCCGCTATGGCCTGTTTATTTCAAGCGCGTGTGGTTCACATTTTGTGTTTGGCCTCCATGTATTTCACCCAGCTGCTACACTGCTTGTGTAGAGCAGTTTATAGACGCTAAAATGCAAGTTCTGAGATCCTGTTCCGTCGATCTTTTTTTGAGCTACGGCCATCGTAGGTATCAATGTATACTGATCTCTGTCGTAAACCTGCTTCAACCCCATGAAACTTCTTATTTTTCGGATATGTTATCCCATGAACTACTGCAAGGAAAGTCAATTGTGGACCTTGGTTGCAAGTCGGTGATGTTGATGCGCTGGTTTGGTTTAGACGGGTAATTCTATGCAGCGGGCTTGCtgcagagaaaaagaaaagcagcaccaagaagaagaaaatgtaaTACTGACAAGATGCATGAGGCTTACAGGGTTCTCTGCAATTGCAAACAGAGTGTATGAGGCTTAGACCTAATAACTTTAAGACTACATTCTGCTCACTGACTGTCACATTATTGGATCTGGCATGCTATCACATAAAGTATATAAAGTACACGCTTCATCCGATAGGCTGTGGGAACCG of Phragmites australis chromosome 3, lpPhrAust1.1, whole genome shotgun sequence contains these proteins:
- the LOC133911854 gene encoding DNA repair protein UVH3, whose protein sequence is MGVHGLWELLAPVGRRVSVETLAGKRVAVDASIWMVQFMRAMRDDSGEMIRDAHLLGFLRRICKLLFLRVRPVFVFDGATPLLKRRTLAARRRHRDAAQAKVRKTAEKLLLSHLKARKLEELAEQIRSDRAKHDAKGKQIENSRVGETEKINEDQNQNGDGSNSGGTVAPVNQEKVDEMLAASLAAEEEADFTDEGKHHSTSVLLQGAEIDEDEDDDEEMIFPMTTGDIDPAVLASLPPSMQLDLLVQMRERVMAENRQKYQKIKKEPAKFSELQIQSYLKTVAFRREIDQVQKCANGKGLGGVQTSKIASEANREFIFSSSFTGDKQMLAQRGEKEQIVDIVKSKKEINSAVVRSNPTSSSRTTKPPNSKPLRDFGPDVETYRDERGRIRVSRVRAMGIRMTRDIQRNLDFIKENEQVKSREQTDVHKGSAGNEEPSDFPEHLFASNELRSSLSLDEDFTDVASDNHQTSSLIGGSDNVSKSSCHGNKETMEISFTDDQTEVKDNDEEIFLHLVSGTASKLFAEDDCLAEKTEEYEDSECIWEEGVIEGETIPMKVDEKDHKSSLPENCSDDEVEWEEGDCFIPGVPSSSEHNPCNVPKGDLEEEALVQEAIKRSLEDFEKQASENVSTEDLQASVEDRSLQSADDVPKTPEAAGKTDSHTESTLVKETNEETRTEINSDENDVMHGTGLLGADRQEIENRAQLVNNDGHMHRAHSLESLLLCSISTSNLAEKPSDSSKANGSNVMVFTSTIPEMPLGDGDNNKKQNSMKSDKSKCSKDVAYIGETSKSPQKDLLIDEPTGTAVRKENATQGDMKFSTSEINYAQVGDYDDNHSISATYLDEELSVLRQEQINLGNERRKLESHAESVSSEMFAECQELLQMFGLPYIIAPMEAEAQCAYMEMTNLVDGVVTDDSDVFLFGARNVYKNIFDDRKYVETYFMKDIESELGLTRQQLIRMALLLGSDYTEGVSGIGIVNAIEVAHAFPEEDGLQKFKEWIESPDPSILGKLHMESGSRSKKRKPGGNDSDGKGKCLEPEFLQGSDDKQSSNETEHIKEIFMSKHRNVSKNWHIPSAFPSESVISAYISPQVDNSTEPFSWGRPDLGLLRKLCWERFGWGKEKADELFLPVLREYNKHETQLRMEAFYSFNERFAKIRSQRIKKAIKGITGKSFPDTDEPEQDNPSTSKTTKKKAGSSSCRGRGRGKGNNNAGFMNMESQENNEIGDPNRFADTVELTKENINISKRKKRSPSGRSKGRGHSRTNAGHETAGSQEDSDMKCSTSASDEDSHERHTNNYKSEGMALRRSSRKRKQVTYVEDGHVADDNDVPVLMNDENDPSQAAADTDMAGQDTQSNLVHQDTSQINSNQTHTDPGTAEYINEDSQGFELREDNQTDSAPEDYLFSGGGFCMEDGDEQEPAGDPSGTEMGHGTSDACEDTDGVSDSGRSTNLSTAGECTENASMETRGASSSQQRREASRGLSAMPTLTKRRRKS